A window of the Zeugodacus cucurbitae isolate PBARC_wt_2022May chromosome 2, idZeuCucr1.2, whole genome shotgun sequence genome harbors these coding sequences:
- the LOC105220017 gene encoding putative cyclin-dependent serine/threonine-protein kinase DDB_G0272797/DDB_G0274007 codes for MKFRCNLLLLLLLLFYISSVNAANVINCRHLEAVKRVKRQTAEQQQYQQTQRHVHQQHSTQSSSIYQPNVRFFNAHPAQQVQQLQVQSGTQQRVVFTMRQQQQSAAQQQQQQFPYQQQQHTSAVASQQYTNNQQYFLGNGYQQRQQQQQQVYNVTHLPRISQQPQQQQQQFRTQQPQQFHQSQQQQHLQFYKPQTTTVTQGNTQYSNQQPISYQPQPPSQPPQGTTPLPNQGNAGITPIFAPLLPSYFNEDEDDMSLKYPPSCEMCCIPDQKPCENCCDTNPLLSAAVLKSSTG; via the exons atgaaattccgctgcaatttgttattgttgttattgttattattctaCATTTCGAGTGTTAATGCGGCGAATGTGATTAATTGTCGGCATTTAGAAGCGGTTAAGCGTGTAAAACGACAAACagccgaacaacaacaataccaacaaacgCAAAG GCATGTGCACCAACAGCATTCAACTCAATCATCCTCCATCTATCAGCCAAATGTCAGGTTTTTTAACGCACATCCAGCGCAGCAAGTGCAACAACTGCAAGTCCAGAGTGGAACTCAGCAACGCGTTGTGTTTACAAtgcggcagcaacagcaatcagcagcgcaacaacaacagcaacaatttccataccaacaacaacaacatacgtcCGCAGTAGCATCGCAGCAATATACGAATAATCAGCAATATTTCCTAGGTAACGGTTATcaacagcggcaacaacaacaacagcaagtgtaCAATGTCACACATTTGCCGCGTATCAGCCAAcagccacagcagcagcaacagcaatttcGTACGCAGCAACCACAGCAGTTCCaccaatcacaacaacaacaacacttacaaTTCTACAagccacaaacaacaacagtaacacagGGAAATACACAGTACTCGAACCAACAACCCATCTCATACCAGCCTCAACCACCGTCACAGCCACCACAGGGAACCACACCGCTACCCAACCAAGGCAACGCCGGCATAACTCCAATTTTCGCGCCACTACTGCCCTCATATTTCAA tgaagatgaagatgacATGTCGCTCAAATACCCGCCATCATGCGAAATGTGTTGCATTCCAGATCAAAAGCCATGCGAAAACTGTTGCGATACAAATCCACTTTTGAGTGCCGCCGTTTTGAAGTCATCAACGGGTTAA